Within Bacteroidetes Order II. bacterium, the genomic segment AAAACCGTGTGTTGCAGAAGCACATTCATGGAGGTTACCATAGGGTGAGCTGCCATCCGCGCAAGCTTCGTTGGTGACATTACTGCTACCAAAAGTACCCGACGGATAATTCAATACAATGATCCGCTGGGCAATTCTAAAGCCTCCGGCACCGGGGATACCAGCGTTGATCCACGTCTGTACCAAGTTAGTACTTGGCAAGGTCCAGGTAATCGTGTTACCACTTACTGTACCACCGTCTGCATTCACAACTGTCGCCCCTGCTGGGAACGTATCTGTCAGCGTGACAGGCGCGACATCCACATTTCCATTGATTGTTGTTGCCCAAAACTCAATAATATAGGTGACATCCGTGCCTGTGGCAGGGTTGCCCGTAGGTGATCCCTTAATTTTAGACATGGTGTATTTGGGAGAAGGCGGAGTGGAGCTAACCGTTAAGTTTACGGAAGCATTCAGCGTCCCATTGGCAGGATCAATAGGGTCGGTAATCACAGAGGTTCCCGGAATATTGATGGTTTGCCCTGCTGCGCTGGGGTCAATCCGAAACGTCACCAGTACATCTCCAGAATTTCCATCATTATAAGGGTTTCTGTTGATGGTAAGGTTGCGTGTACCTGCATCGTATGATCCAGTTGTTCCGGTAGGGGTCGCCATACTTACAAATTGTAAGGTTGTAGGAACAGGTGTTATAATCGTCAGAGCGCCACAACCTGTTGTAAGACTAGAGCAGGAATACCGATACCGAATTGTTACCATTGCCGCAGGGTCGTAAGGGCCTGCATATGGCAAATCCATAGAGAAGGTTTGCGCCCCTGCACGTATATTAGTGCTTTCAGTAGGCTTAGCAAATGCCCAAAGGGGGCACATCACACAAATCCATAAAACAATACTTATCTTATTTTTACTTACTTTAATCATGATAAATTTACTTTTTAAGAAAAACAAAAAAGAACAAGCCTATTAAGGTGTTGCTATGTTAAATAGCTCAGCCGTTTTAGATTAATACTATTAACAAATCTCGTACCACAAAAAAGTTCTTAACCAAGCAAATAACATACTAATCCACACTATATTTATATAATGCAGTTTTTATTCTATGAAGAGATTAACTTTATATCCTATCCATTAATCAAAAAAAAACATAAACTTATAACCATAGAAGGACGCGAATCAAAAAATATATTCTTATTATATTCACATTAAAGATGTCATAAAAATAGATGCTCAAAAATACTGTCTCAATATGTCAAGCACCATATCGCACAGAATTAATGTTGAGGTGGCCTGATTTAGCCGGATACAGATCTCACTTAATTTTGTGCCATGAAGAAACAACGCGAAGAAGCAAGTCCTACAGGTGCGAATTCCGGTGGCGGGGCGCTTGTGGCGCGAGGCGATGACGGCACGGTTTTGCCAAATGTTGGGCACTTTGCTACAAGGTGGGGTCTTGCTAACCGATGCACTCCACATGCTAAAACAAAACCTGCCCGGTTCGTTAATGGGCAAAGAAGTTGCAACCATGTACCAACGGGTACTCCAAGGAAAGGGCATGGCCCATCCCACCCGCGAGGCGACTCTCTTCCCGGATCTGGTGGTACAAATGATGGTAGTAGGCGAGGAAACCGCCCGTTTAGACGATATGTTGCTCCATTTGGCCACGCACTACGAAGCCCAAGTGGATGATGCCGTCCAAGCCTTATCCGCTGTCTTAGAGCCGGTGATGATTGTGGTTTTGGGATTGGTGGTTGGGTTTATCCTTATTGCGATGTACTTGCCAATTTTTAGACTGGTAGAGGTAATGGGTGGGTGAAAGATTGATTTTGCATATATTAAACTTGCATTTCCCTTTCCAGATTCATACTTTACTATCTCATAAACTACGTTTAAAGACCTACACATATGAAAAAAATTATTTATCTTTGTCCGTTTTGGTAATGGGTTTTGGTGTCTTATCTGCGCAAGAATTAGGCTCTATTCCAGCCATACGTCCAGACTCTTGCGATGTTGTGCTATCAGCCAAAAGACCCGCTTCTGTGGACTCCAACTTTATCAAGTTTAACGATGGCAGAGTCCAATACACGCCATTTACTGTCCGAAAAGCCCGCGTTCTAAGACCCGGCGCACTTGTTTTGCAGGACAATAGCGAGGTTTTTTTTACCGAAATAACTGCCTATGCAAATAGTGAAGGGTATTTTCGGGTCAAAATCACCGAACAGTTTTTAAAGATTACCGAAAAGATTTATAAACGAACCGTGCAAGGTGCGATAGACCTATATGAGATAGATGAAATAGAGAGTACACCCTCCAGTTTTATGACTACTGCTCCGGGAAGGGCGCCAATTATCACCGGTGGAAATCGGAAAAAAGGTAAGAAATTTCTATGTGACCACAAAAAACAATGACAAACTCCCCCCCTTAACCCTCGACGAGGCGGTTTTTTTGCTCAAGGATAGCCCCTCAGCCACTGCCCTTCTTATGGAACAGGAAAAGAAAGTAGAGAAACTAAAAACCGCCAAGGCTCCTATG encodes:
- a CDS encoding type II secretion system F family protein, with protein sequence MRIPVAGRLWREAMTARFCQMLGTLLQGGVLLTDALHMLKQNLPGSLMGKEVATMYQRVLQGKGMAHPTREATLFPDLVVQMMVVGEETARLDDMLLHLATHYEAQVDDAVQALSAVLEPVMIVVLGLVVGFILIAMYLPIFRLVEVMGG